A genomic window from Centroberyx gerrardi isolate f3 chromosome 14, fCenGer3.hap1.cur.20231027, whole genome shotgun sequence includes:
- the taf13 gene encoding transcription initiation factor TFIID subunit 13 yields MAEEEDEAGFDEELDDSSGVDMGHGKRKRLFSKELRCMMYGFGDDQNPYTESVDILEDLVIEFITEMTHKAMSIGRQGRVQVEDIVFLIRKDPRKFARVKDLLTMNEELKRARKAFDEANYGS; encoded by the coding sequence atggcggaggaggaggacgaggctGGTTTCGACGAGGAGCTGGACGACTCCAGCGGGGTGGATATGGGCCacggaaaaagaaagaggcttTTCTCCAAGGAGCTCCGGTGTATGATGTACGGATTTGGAGACGACCAAAACCCGTATACGGAGTCCGTGGATATTCTGGAGGACCTGGTGATCGAGTTTATCACCGAAATGACCCACAAAGCAATGTCCATCGGGCGCCAGGGCCGCGTCCAGGTGGAGGACATCGTTTTCCTCATCCGCAAAGACCCGAGGAAGTTCGCCAGAGTCAAAGACCTGTTGACGATGAACGAGGAGCTGAAGAGAGCCCGCAAAGCTTTCGACGAAGCAAATTATGGCTCCTAA
- the tnnc2.2 gene encoding troponin C, skeletal muscle: MTDAQQEARSYLSEEMLAEFKAAFDMFDTDGGGDISTKELGTVMRMLGQNPTREELDEIIEEVDEDGSGTIDFEEFLVMMVRLLKEDQAGKSEEELAECFRVFDKNADGYIDREEFALIIRSTGESISEEEIDELLKDGDKNADGMLDFDEFLKMMENVQ; the protein is encoded by the exons ATG ACTGACGCGCAACAAGAGGCCCGCTCCTACCTGAGCGAGGAGATGCTTGCCG AGTTCAAGGCTGCCTTCGACATGTTCGACACCGACGGTGGCGGTGACATCAGCACCAAGGAGTTGGGTACCGTGATGAGGATGCTGGGCCAGAACCCGACAAGAGAGGAGCTGGATGAAATCATCGAGGAGGTCGATGAGGACG GTAGCGGTACCATCGACTTCGAGGAGTTCTTGGTCATGATGGTGAGGCTGCTAAAGGAGGACCAGGCCGGCAAGAGCGAGGAAGAGTTGGCAGAGTGCTTCCGTGTGTTCGACAA GAACGCCGACGGCTACATCGACAGAGAAGAGTTCGCCCTCATCATCCGCAGCACCGGCGAGTCCATCTCAGAGGAGGAGATCGATGAGCTGCTGAAGGATGGAGACAAGAACGCCGACGGCATGCTGGACTTTGACG AATTCCTCAAGATGATGGAGAACGTGCAGTAA
- the tnnc2.1 gene encoding troponin C, skeletal muscle, with amino-acid sequence MPTDAQSDARSFLSEDMITEFKAAFDMFDTDGGGDISTKELGTVMRMLGQNPSREELDAIIEEVDEDGSGTIDFEEFLVMMVQQLKEDQAGKSEEELSECFRIFDKNGDGFIDREEFGDILHLTGEPLAEEDIDEMMADADTNKDGKLDFDEFLKMMENVQ; translated from the exons ATG CCCACTGACGCCCAAAGCGATGCCCGCTCATTCCTGAGCGAGGACATGATTACAG agttCAAGGCTGCCTTCGACATGTTCGACACCGACGGCGGCGGTGACATCAGCACCAAGGAGCTGGGTACCGTGATGAGGATGCTGGGCCAGAACCCGTCCAGAGAGGAGCTGGATGCCATCATTGAGGAGGTGGATGAGGACG GTAGCGGCACCATCGACTTCGAGGAGTTCTTGGTCATGATGGTGCAACAGCTAAAGGAGGACCAGGCTGGAAAGAGTGAAGAGGAGCTATCAGAATGCTTCCGTATTTTTGACAA GAACGGAGATGGTTTCATCGACCGGGAGGAATTCGGAGACATCCTCCATCTCACTGGAGAACCACTCGCAGAAGAAGACATTGATGAGATGATGGCGGACGCTGACACAAACAAAGATGGAAAGCTTGACTTTGATG agtTTCTGAAGATGATGGAGAACGTCCAGTAA
- the LOC139933470 gene encoding LOW QUALITY PROTEIN: uncharacterized protein LOC139933470 (The sequence of the model RefSeq protein was modified relative to this genomic sequence to represent the inferred CDS: deleted 2 bases in 1 codon), with protein sequence MTTAEAHNLTSLCVWLGEANRTEPRTTGQLDAAGCLFLSILPHSQAVPALICLFVALTLLSLVVNGFTLFGLGRSEDLSWQPRFALLKNLIVSDLIQTVTFGPAVIHSLVYRRTMPFNAWCYVQFFTGCTSMFCSLVTITCMALERYLYVCHAIHYLSILTQLRLRLSLSLIWVFSISVSITTMVLLHLEEEQIEDARSSPFTTGLLCEPDTVEQHLGFPRVSAVFRKLVGSLTLLMCLLVYAFSYLRMYLDARNAMIPFNAVNTRARKTVLFYCGMLFLQLLPLLLKVTSDALWELEGNAAMVTQSPAFPNARPAPSLSAAVLHMSLLVMLIVPPCINPLIYGLRNLEVRQALPRLFWWWTERRDEDVYGSVGFGPGSIPDQSPAQAVQDKLNGHREGRWGRLNQGEDGLSMGTLRQDEVLHVPMQV encoded by the exons ATGACGACCGCAGAGGCGCACAACCTCACCAGCCTGTGCGTCTGGCTCGGCGAGGCGAACCGAACCGAGCCGCGGACCACCGGGCAGCTGGACGCCGCCGGctgcctctttctttccattctgCCCCACAGTCAGGCAGTACCGGCGCTGATATGCCTATTTGTGGCGCTGACTCTCCTGTCGTTGGTGGTGAACGGATTTACTCTGTTCGGGCTGGGACGGTCCGAGGACCTCTCCTGGCAGCCGCGCTTCGCCCTCCTCAAGAACCTGATCGTGAGCGacctcatccagaccgtcaccTTCGGTCCGGCGGTCATCCACTCCCTGGTCTACCGGCGGACGATGCCGTTCAACGCCTGGTGCTACGTCCAGTTCTTCACGGGGTGCACCAGCATGTTCTGCAGCCTCGTCACCATCACCTGCATGGCGCTGGAGCGCTACCTGTACGTGTGCCACGCCATCCACTACCTGTCCATCCTCACCCAGCTGCGCCTGCGactctccctcagcctcatctgggtcttctccatctctgtcagcaTCACTACCATGGTCCTGCTGCACTTGGAAGAGGAGCAGATTGAGGATGCCCGGTCGAGCCCGTTCACCACGGGGCTGCTGTGCGAGCCGGACACGGTGGAGCAGCACTTGGGTTTCCCACGCGTGTCCGCCGTTTTCCGCAAACTCGTGGGCTCCCTGACCCTGCTGATGTGCCTGCTGGTCTAC GCGTTTTCCTACTTGCGGATGTACCTGGACGCGCGTAACGCCATGATACCGTTCAACGCGGTCAACACCAGAGCGCGCAAGACCGTGCTGTTCTACTGCGGCATGCTGttcctgcagctgctgccgctgctgctcaAAGTCACATCGGACGCGCTGTGGGAGCTGGAGGGGAACGCGGCCATGGTCACGCAGTCACCGGCTTTCCCTAACGCCAGGCCGGCGCCCTCGCTCTCTGCGGCCGTGCTCCACATGTCCCTGCTGGTCATGCTGATAGTGCCGCCCTGCATCAACCCGCTCATCTACGGGCTGAGGAACCTGGAGGTGAGGCAGGCGCTGCCCAGGCTGTTCTGGTGGTGGACtgagaggagggatgaggatGTCTACGGAAGTGTGGGATTTGGACCTGGAAGCATCCCGGATCAGAGCCCAGCTCAGGCGGTGCAGGATAAGCTGAATGGCcacagagaggggaggtggggaaggTTAAACCAGGGAGAAGATGGACTGTCCATGGGGACACTCAGGCAGGACGAAGTCCTTCATGTCCCCATGCAGGTTTAG
- the LOC139933457 gene encoding phosphatidylinositol 4,5-bisphosphate 3-kinase catalytic subunit gamma isoform, whose protein sequence is MDSVVFLDQTGRQEAADFPSRVSVPSCSDNSLLFVCEFHPGPGPPQASSEEDFVGIGLDYESVAVILPAQCSVYQLRLRLCMQAQEQSCHPDPLAILDPEKYILLYDRGEDWYEAYDDCQVIRTLDIPWSRDASGRLMARIVVTPPLAVDSEERQKQQQALAYLIGHDLDKEASDRLGELTFTRRKLASPRRQELRNRDDEFYATEPWTTSAPMPNDLQSHLNRKLSVTLHHLNQISFSVKVDFTATPQVLLKVFRRVLADQGFNCDSSDSLVLKVSGREEFLSRDFPLSEFLWVRQCMKTNQDLHLSVVPVAQLPEEAVRVVDWPLVDSFTGQFSSHEDLCLEGKDLDDIFMMSLWDCNRRFRVKLLGFDIPKLPSKPPQSAYVEASILYGNKVLSSVSSVPKAFTDEVLWNEWLEFEILLSDLPRGAKLGLTINVSGTDSVPVTRESKSSSSSSTVNKAPDQQKGKGKVLYFVNLLLIDHRSVLSQGPHTLHMWSYPELEEEAFTYQADKLSSATNPDIADSMAISFLLDRYSFPVVLPNSSTPSEPCRSSPSSGHFTTSSLRSFPVAPSSSYDSPTSPSSTSSNTSPSSLSVPLPAEPSQGASPDAPTLKSPSPVFSTDRARLRRFREESVRYASNLPHFLRSVDWMKRSVVEDVHWLLGHWDAGELDLSVALELLSVDFADERVRRLAVQRLESLSNDEVLKYLLQLVQTLKVEPYHDSFLAQYLIQRALRSKRIGHFFFWYVRSEVAGCPYFRQRMAVVLEAYLLGCGQIMLDGFSQQVQAVEALHEVACLVKKLYPDKTDLPPTAALRLQELLKNCNLPNEFLVPFDPRIRVGRIMLDRCKVMASKKKPLWLEFCPMSSPTSASPVGIIFKQGDDLRQDMLVIQTLMVMDSIWQEKSLDLNLMPYGCISTGHNIGMIEIVRNAMTIAAVQRSQGGTTGAFRNDALFDWLKNKCPLQEIHYKAVERFVNSCAGYCVATYVLGIGDRHNDNIMITDQGNLFHIDFGHILGNRKRFLGVSRERVPFVLTPDFLYVMGRVKGRTSLYFQRFRETCTQAYLSLRSHSRLLVTLFSLMLLTGIPELSAAEDMRYLREALQEERGETEAREHFLQQISVCEQLGWTVQANWWIHMVAGIK, encoded by the exons ATGGACTCTGTAGTGTTCCTGGATCAGACTGGCAGACAGGAGGCCGCTGACTTCCCATCAAGAGTGTCGGTTCCAAGCTGCTCTGACAACAGTCTACTGTTTGTCTGTGAGTTCCACCCTGGGCCCGGTCCACCTCAGGCGTCTAGTGAGGAGGATTTTGTTGGGATTGGTCTGGATTATGAGTCGGTGGCAGTCATCCTCCCCGCCCAGTGCAGCGTCTACCAGCTGCGGCTGCGCCTCTGCATGCAG GCGCAGGAGCAGAGTTGCCATCCAGACCCACTggcaatactggaccctgagaaatacattctgctgtatGACAGGGGTGAAGACTGGTATGAGGCCTATGATGACTGTCAGGTCATCAGGACGCTGGACATCCCATGGTCGCGTGACGCCTCAGGACGTCTGATGGCGAGGATCGTGGTAACGCCGCCGCTGGCAGTTGATTcggaggagaggcagaaacaaCAGCAGGCTCTGGCTTACCTGATTGGCCACGACCTGGACAAGGAGGCGTCCGACAGGCTTGGGGAGCTCACCTTCACCCGGAGGAAACTGGCGTCTCCGAGAAGACAAGAGCTAAGGAATCGGGATGATGAGTTTTATGCCACAGAGCCTTGGACGACATCTGCCCCCATGCCGAATGACCTACAGAGCCATCTGAATAGGAAACTCTCTGTCACCCTCCATCACTTGAACCAGATCAGCTTCAGCGTAAAGGTTGATTTCACCGCAACGCCACAAGTTCTTCTAAAGGTTTTTAGAAGGGTGCTGGCTGACCAGGGATTTAATTGCGATTCCTCTGATAGTCTGGTTCTGAAAGTctcagggagggaggagttttTATCCAGAGACTTCCCCCTCAGTGAGTTCCTCTGGGTTCGCCAGTGCATGAAAACCAATCAGGACCTCCACCTGTCTGTGGTCCCTGTGGCGCAGCTCCCCGAGGAGGCTGTCAGGGTTGTGGACTGGCCGCTCGTCGACAGCTTCACCGGCCAGTTCAGCTCCCACGAGGATCTCTGCCTCGAAGGGAAGGATTTGGACGACATCTTCATGATGTCTTTGTGGGACTGCAACAGAAGATTCAGAGTCAAACTCCTTGGCTTCGACATCCCAAAGCTTCCAAGCAAACCCCCCCAGTCTGCCTATGTGGAGGCCTCTATACTTTATGGTAACAAGGTTCTCTCTTCGGTCTCCTCCGTTCCCAAGGCCTTCACGGACGAAGTGCTGTGGAATGAGTGGCTGGAGTTTGAAATCCTCCTCAGTGATCTGCCACGGGGGGCCAAGCTGGGTCTCACCATTAATGTGAGTGGTACTGACAGCGTCCCAGTAACCAGAGAATCtaagtcctcctcctcctcctctacagtCAATAAAGCACCAGATCAGCAGAAAGGGAAGGGGAAGGTGCTCTACTTTGTCAATCTTCTCCTCATAGACCACAG GTCCGTCCTCAGCCAAGGCCCCCACACCCTCCACATGTGGTCCTATcctgagctggaggaggaggcctTCACCTACCAGGCGGACAAGCTGTCCTCTGCTACCAACCCTGACATAGCTGACTCCATGGCGATCAGCTTTCTTCTGGACCGTTACAGCTTCCCCGTCGTCCTCCCCAACAGCTCCACCCCATCTGAACCCTGCCGATCCTCTCCCAGCTCGGGCCATTTCACCACTTCATCGCTCCGCTCTTTCCCTGTAGCCCCATCTTCCTCCTACG ATTCACCAACTTCACCCTCTTCCACTTCATCTAATACAAGTCCCTCCTCTCTAAGTGTCCCTCTGCCAGCTGAACCCTCCCAGGGCGCATCACCAGACGCCCCGACCCTCAAATCCCCTTCGCCGGTGTTTAGCACAGACAGGGCTCGCCTCAGAAGATTCCGGGAGGAGAGCGTCCGCTACGCCTCCAACCTGCCCCACTTCCTGCGCAGCGTTGATTGGATGAAGCGCAGCGTGGTTGAGGATGTCCATTGGCTGCTAGGTCACTGGGATGCTGGGGAACTGGACCTGTCGGTGGCCCTGGAGCTGCTGAGCGTGGATTTTGCGGATGAGAGGGTGAGGAGGCTAGCGGTCCAGAGATTGGAGAGCCTGTCCAATGATGAAGTGCTGAAGTATCTGCTGCAGCTGGTgcag ACCCTCAAAGTGGAACCTTACCACGACAGTTTCCTGGCTCAATACCTCATCCAGAGAGCTCTGCGA AGCAAGAGAATCGgccacttcttcttctggtaCGTGCGCAGTGAGGTGGCAGGGTGTCCGTATTTCCGCCAGCGCATGGCCGTGGTCCTGGAGGCCTACCTGCTGGGCTGCGGTCAGATCATGCTGGACGGCTTCAGCCAGCAGGTCCAGGCTGTGGAGGCCCTGCACGAGGTCGCCTGCCTGGTTAAGAAGCTCTACCCCGACAAGACCGACCTCCCCCCCACAg CTGCCCTCAGGCTCCAGGAGCTCCTTAAAAACTGTAACCTCCCAAATGAATTCCTGGTGCCCTTTGACCCTCGCATCAGAGTCGGAAGGATCATG ctggaCCGGTGCAAGGTGATGGCCTCGAAGAAGAAGCCTCTGTGGCTGGAGTTCTGCCCCATGTCCTCCCCCACCTCCGCTTCACCTGTAGGAATCATCTTCAAGCAGGGGGACGACCTCAGACAGGACATGCTGGTCATTCAG ACGTTGATGGTGATGGACTCTATCTGGCAGGAGAAATCTCTGGACCTTAACCTGATGCCCTACGGCTGCATCTCCACAGGACACAACATAG GTATGATAGAGATTGTGAGGAACGCGATGACCATCGCTGCAGTCCAGAGGAGCCAGGGGGGAACCACTGGAGCCTTCAGAAACGACGCTCTGTTTGACTGGCTCAAGAACAAATGTCCACTCCAGGAAATT CACTACAAGGCTGTGGAGAGGTTTGTGAACTCCTGTGCTGGTTATTGCGTGGCCACCTACGTGTTGGGGATAGGAGATCGCCACAATGACAACATCATGATCACAGACCAAG GGAACCTGTTTCATATTGACTTTGGACACATCCTGGGCAACAGGAAGCGCTTTCTGGGCGTGAGCAGGGAGCGCGTACCATTCGTCCTTACACCTGACTTCCTGTATGTCATGGGCAGGGTCAAAGGTCGCACTAGCCTCTACTTCCAGCGGTTCAGG gaaACTTGCACCCAAGCATACCTCTCCCTGCGCTCCCACTCTCGTCTGCTGGTCACTCTCTTCTCCCTCATGCTGCTGACCGGCATCCCGGAGCTGAGCGCTGCGGAGGACATGCGCTACCTGCGGGAGGCGCTGCAGGAGGAGCGGGGGGAGACCGAGGCCCGGGAGCACTTCCTCCAGCAGATCTCTGTCTGCGAGCAGCTGGGCTGGACCGTACAGGCCAACTGGTGGATCCACATGGTGGCAGGCATCAAATAG